In one window of Tumebacillus algifaecis DNA:
- a CDS encoding UDP-N-acetylmuramoyl-L-alanyl-D-glutamate--2,6-diaminopimelate ligase encodes MRLSELITPILIKRVINQDDVEITHMTADSRQVRPGSLFIALRGYTVDGHDFVTGAVAAGATAVVVEQAIEGLSAPQIVVQDTRAASAVLASVFYRHPSQAMKVIGVTGTNGKTTTTFLIDQILRDAGKKTGVIGTIMAKIGDTKIPMENTTPDVADLQELFHRMHEVGTEYPITEVSSHALDLKRTAGTDYHIAIFTNLTQDHLDFHGTMEQYRHAKAKLFARLGNTYSSEAHGNKVAVLNADDEATAYFRDVTTAQVVTYGIEQAADVRAVDVQVEASGVSFTVESVFGVERFNLQLTGKFNVYNALSAMTACLVEGIPFASIKKSLESIASVDGRFETVQAGQDFTVIVDYSHTPDSLENAMKTVREFAKRKVYCVVGCGGDRDRSKRPLMAQIAVRYADLAVLTSDNPRTEDPELILDDMEAGVRNAQDRYVRITDRRQAIRYAVEQAEAGDVIMIAGKGHETYQIIGKTKIHFDDREVASQAIRGEA; translated from the coding sequence GTGAGGCTCAGCGAGTTGATCACTCCGATCTTAATCAAGCGCGTCATCAATCAGGATGATGTTGAAATAACGCATATGACGGCCGATTCCCGCCAAGTGCGGCCGGGCAGTTTGTTTATCGCACTGCGCGGCTATACGGTTGACGGCCATGATTTTGTAACAGGCGCGGTGGCGGCGGGGGCTACTGCCGTCGTCGTCGAACAAGCGATCGAGGGGCTCTCAGCACCGCAAATCGTCGTCCAGGACACACGGGCGGCGAGTGCGGTGCTTGCGTCCGTTTTCTATCGTCACCCGTCGCAAGCGATGAAAGTGATCGGTGTGACCGGAACCAACGGCAAGACGACGACCACCTTTTTGATCGATCAGATCCTGCGTGATGCCGGAAAGAAGACCGGCGTGATTGGAACGATCATGGCAAAGATCGGCGACACGAAAATCCCGATGGAAAACACGACCCCCGATGTGGCCGATTTGCAGGAGTTGTTCCATCGCATGCACGAAGTGGGGACTGAGTATCCGATCACCGAAGTATCCTCCCATGCGCTCGATTTGAAGCGGACGGCGGGCACCGACTATCACATCGCCATCTTCACCAACTTGACGCAGGATCATCTTGATTTCCACGGCACGATGGAACAGTATCGCCATGCAAAAGCCAAGCTGTTCGCACGCCTTGGCAACACCTATTCGAGCGAGGCACATGGCAACAAAGTGGCGGTGCTCAATGCGGACGATGAAGCGACAGCCTACTTCCGCGATGTGACGACTGCTCAAGTGGTCACCTATGGCATCGAGCAGGCGGCCGATGTGCGTGCCGTCGATGTGCAAGTGGAAGCGAGCGGTGTGTCGTTTACGGTGGAGAGCGTGTTTGGAGTTGAACGCTTCAACTTGCAATTGACTGGCAAGTTTAATGTATACAACGCGCTATCTGCGATGACCGCTTGTTTGGTGGAGGGAATTCCATTCGCTTCTATTAAGAAATCGCTGGAGTCGATCGCAAGTGTTGACGGACGATTTGAAACGGTGCAGGCCGGTCAAGATTTTACGGTGATCGTCGATTATTCGCACACGCCCGATTCGCTGGAGAATGCGATGAAGACGGTGCGCGAGTTTGCCAAGCGCAAGGTGTATTGCGTCGTCGGATGCGGCGGTGACCGCGATCGCAGCAAGCGACCGCTGATGGCACAGATCGCCGTGCGATATGCAGATCTCGCCGTGCTCACGTCAGACAATCCGCGCACGGAAGACCCAGAGCTGATCTTGGATGATATGGAAGCGGGCGTGCGGAATGCGCAAGATCGGTATGTGCGGATCACGGACCGCAGGCAAGCGATTCGATATGCGGTGGAACAAGCCGAGGCGGGAGATGTGATCATGATCGCAGGCAAAGGTCATGAAACCTATCAGATCATCGGCAAGACCAAAATTCATTTTGATGATCGGGAAGTGGCCAGCCAGGCCATTCGAGGTGAAGCATGA
- a CDS encoding stage V sporulation protein D, which yields MRVSNVMIRKRLVIVLMALAAVFLALVGRLGYVQMIQAPWLTEQAEDLWRRNIPVEPKRGVITDRNGEVLAYNGSAPTIVVIPSQVKDKPGTAKQLAPVLDMTYEKVLKTISKRTLLVYLAPGGRKITEEKARQVRALNLEGVHVTEEGKRYYPFDGLAAHILGFAGVDNQGLTGLERWYDDRLKGERGRISFFANAKGQEMPQENDEYVAPKNGEKLVTTIDAEIQTFVEREMENVVAQYNPDEAMMIVADPKTGEILALANYPNFKPASYRSYPQETYNRNLAIWKNFEPGSTFKIVTLAAALEEKKISLTDSFYDPGYYEVAGHKIRCWKAGGHGSETMLDVVENSCNPGFMLMGEKLGKETLFSYIDKFGFGKKSGIELPGEGKGVMFNLKNVGPLELATTSFGQGVAVTPIQQVMAVSAIANGGKLMKPQVVKEWRDPDSDQVIEKMEPEVVRRVVSENTAKQVRESLESVVARGSGKNAYLEGFRVGGKTGTAQVAENGAYKSGHYIVSFIGMAPVDNPRLVAYVAINNPKAPLVFGGIIAAPVVGNVLADSLHYLGVKPSTAGLKREYMYTDIKPIEVPPIAGMTVKEAQKEMYGSGLQLKVETTGKGDYIVEQQPHAGAKVPPGSTVRLYLSDKPSP from the coding sequence TTGCGAGTGTCCAACGTGATGATACGTAAGCGACTCGTGATCGTGCTGATGGCTTTGGCCGCCGTGTTTCTCGCTTTGGTAGGTCGTCTCGGCTACGTCCAGATGATTCAGGCGCCTTGGCTGACCGAGCAGGCAGAAGACCTTTGGCGACGGAACATCCCGGTCGAACCGAAGCGTGGTGTGATCACCGACCGCAACGGCGAGGTGCTCGCCTACAACGGCAGCGCGCCGACCATCGTCGTGATTCCTTCACAGGTGAAAGACAAGCCAGGCACGGCCAAACAGTTGGCCCCGGTGTTAGACATGACTTATGAAAAAGTGCTGAAAACGATTTCCAAGCGTACGTTGCTCGTCTATCTTGCGCCGGGCGGTCGGAAGATCACCGAAGAAAAAGCACGCCAAGTGCGCGCCTTGAATCTTGAAGGTGTCCATGTGACCGAAGAGGGCAAGCGCTACTATCCGTTTGATGGACTAGCCGCGCATATTCTCGGATTCGCCGGTGTGGATAACCAAGGTCTGACCGGACTTGAGCGCTGGTATGATGATCGCTTGAAAGGGGAACGGGGCCGCATCTCATTTTTCGCGAACGCCAAAGGGCAGGAGATGCCGCAGGAAAATGATGAGTATGTCGCACCGAAAAATGGAGAGAAACTTGTGACTACCATCGATGCGGAGATTCAGACGTTTGTCGAACGCGAGATGGAGAATGTGGTCGCGCAATACAATCCAGACGAAGCGATGATGATCGTTGCCGATCCGAAAACAGGTGAAATTTTGGCGCTGGCCAATTATCCCAATTTCAAACCGGCAAGCTACCGCAGCTACCCGCAAGAGACGTACAACCGCAACTTGGCGATCTGGAAAAACTTTGAGCCGGGTTCGACATTTAAGATCGTCACGCTTGCTGCAGCACTGGAAGAGAAGAAGATTTCGCTTACCGACTCCTTCTATGACCCCGGTTATTATGAAGTGGCAGGCCACAAGATCCGCTGTTGGAAAGCGGGCGGTCACGGCAGTGAGACGATGCTCGATGTGGTCGAGAACTCCTGCAACCCTGGCTTCATGCTGATGGGGGAGAAACTGGGCAAGGAGACGCTGTTCAGCTATATTGATAAGTTCGGCTTTGGTAAAAAATCGGGCATCGAGCTGCCCGGTGAAGGAAAAGGCGTCATGTTCAACCTGAAAAATGTAGGTCCGCTGGAACTTGCGACCACTTCTTTTGGTCAAGGTGTGGCAGTGACGCCGATCCAGCAGGTGATGGCCGTCTCTGCGATCGCCAACGGCGGCAAACTGATGAAGCCGCAAGTGGTCAAAGAGTGGCGTGACCCGGACTCGGATCAAGTGATCGAAAAGATGGAGCCGGAAGTGGTGCGCCGCGTCGTGTCGGAAAATACGGCGAAGCAGGTGCGCGAATCGTTAGAATCGGTCGTTGCCCGCGGTTCCGGTAAAAACGCCTATTTAGAAGGCTTTCGCGTCGGCGGCAAGACCGGGACGGCGCAAGTTGCAGAAAACGGCGCTTATAAATCGGGCCATTACATCGTATCCTTTATCGGGATGGCTCCCGTTGACAATCCGCGCCTCGTCGCCTACGTCGCGATCAACAACCCGAAAGCACCGCTCGTCTTCGGAGGGATCATCGCAGCGCCTGTCGTTGGCAATGTTCTCGCCGACTCCTTGCACTACCTTGGAGTCAAACCGAGCACCGCAGGACTGAAGCGCGAATACATGTACACCGACATCAAACCGATCGAAGTTCCGCCGATCGCCGGCATGACGGTGAAGGAAGCACAAAAGGAAATGTACGGCTCCGGCCTGCAACTGAAAGTGGAAACGACGGGCAAAGGCGACTACATTGTCGAACAACAACCGCATGCGGGGGCGAAAGTGCCGCCAGGTTCGACGGTACGGCTGTACTTATCGGATAAACCGTCTCCCTGA